The DNA region AAAGAACGCTACGAGTTTATGAAAACGCAGATCGAAGACCTGCACAAAGCGCAAGCGGATTTGAAACAGGTCATTGCGGAACTGGATGAACTGACCAAGCAGGAGTTCGTCAAAACCTTTGATGCCGTGGACAAGCAGTTCCGTGAGACGTTCGTGCGTTTGTTCGGCGGTGGTTCGGCGCGTCTGGCGTTGACCGATCCCGAAAACCTGGTGGAAACGGGCATCGAGATCGAAGCACGACTTCCAGGAAGACGCGAGCAGGGATTGGCGTTGCTCTCCGGCGGTGAGCGCAGCCTGACCGCGATCGCGCTGGTCTTTGCCTTGTTGAAGGTTTCGCCCACGCCTGTCTGTGTGATGGACGAAGTGGACGCGATGCTCGACGAAGCCAACGTGGGACGCTTCCGCGACCTGCTGGTGGATCTGAGCAAAGATACGCAGTTCATCATCATCACACACAACCGCAACACCGTGCAAGCCGCGGACATCATCTACGGCGTGACGATGGGACGAGACTCAGCGAGTCAGATCATCAGCTTGCGGCTTGATCAGGTGACGGATGATATGTTGAAGCGGGGGTAAAACGGTGGTTATGAAAAAACGCCCGCAATTGAAATTGCGGGCGTTTATTAGTTCCTGTCAATCATACATTTACGGCTGTGGCGTATTGAATTCTTGCAATGCTTCCGCCTGAGCGGTAAGTTGGAATTCCGCAGCCTGGGTGGCAAGCGTGATGAAGTTCGGTTCGGTCGGAACACGCTGTTGCCAGATGTCAAAAGTTTCTATGCTGTATTCATCGCGGATGGCGGTCAGCCAGTCTTGGAATGCGGCATCTTTTGCAATTTCCAATTGATCTGCTGCGAGCGGGCGTTCCTGTTTGGCGATCAACTGGATGATGTGGAATCCGAACTGGCTCTCGACCGGGGTTTCGGTGATATCACCCGGATTTTCCAGCGCGAATGCCGCGGCTTCGAACTCCGCGACCATCATGCCCGTTCCGAACCAGCCGAGGTCGCCTCCGGCTGCGCCCGAACCAGTATCCAGGGAAAGTTCGCGGGCAAGTTCGCCGAAGTCACCGCCGCTCTTGAGCTGCTGGATGATATCCTCGGCACTTTCCAGATCGCTGACGAGGATGTGGCGCGCCCAGACCTGTGTCTCTGTGGCGGGAACGTCTGCTACGACCACTTCCTTAAGCTTGCGCGAAAGGATCTGTGCTTCGAAAAAGTCGCGGTAGTATTCCTCGTCAAAGCCGAGACGGACCAGGTTTTCACTCGTGTCTTCGATGGTTTTCTGGAACGCCTCGTAGGTGTAAGGCGTGGCGGTCGGGAATGGGGTGGATGTGGGACCAAGTGTCGGCGTTGGTTCAAGCGTGGCAGTGCTGGTCGGCACGAGGGTGGCAGTGGCGGTCGGAGCAGGCTCCGTTTCGCCATCTTCGGAGGTGGATTCCGCCGGCTGGGTTGGGGCAGTTGTCGGCGTGGATGGAAGCGAAGTGGCGCTGGCAAGCGGGGTGACCGTCACCACGGAGAATGCTTCTTCGGGGATGGCGGGTTCGTCAAATCCAGCCGGGGTTAAGGTGGGAGTCGGCGTGCCGTTCGGGAAGTATCCGAATGCCGCTTCGATCTCGGCGTTGATCTCCTCCTCGGTGGCGGTGATGCCGCGCTTCGCAGCTTCCTGACGGATGATCTCTTCGTTGATCATTTGGTCCAGAACCGACTGACCCAGCACGGAGGGCGAATTCAGGTTGAATTCGATCTGCTGTATCTGGGCGTCCACGTTCATGCCGAAGAATTGCTCGTACTGTTTGTAGGTGTTGTAATCGTTTAGCAGTTGCTGACGCTGCAGGCGCACACGCGGCTCGAAGTCCCTGACGAGGATGGTCTGGTCGCCGATCTTTGCAACGGGGCGGCGGCTCTGCAGATAGTTGATATCCAGCCAGCCGTATATTAGCAAGAGAACGACCGTGCCCAGTATCCCTAAGAAGATGTACAGGATCAGGCGGCTTTGCTGGCGCTCGCGCTGCAGGCGGGCGACATGCTTTTTGTGGGGAACAACGGGCTTCTTGCCCGTATCGTTGGACATATTCATACTCCTTTAAGAAGCAGTATTAACATAAATTCGGGGCATGGAGTTGTTTCCATGCCCCGCGAAGATCCTGCGGCAATTAGGAACGACCGCTGTCGAATTCCCTGCCGGTGAAGGGCAGAAGCGCCACGTGGCGGGCTTGCTTGACCGCGGCGGCAACTGCGCGCTGGTGCCTGGCGCATGCGCCGGTCTGGCGGCGGGGGCGAATGTTGCCGTCCTCCGTGACGTATTTGCGCAGCAGGTCAACCTTTTTGTAATCAATGATCAGGGTCTTGTCGGCGCAAAACTGACAAAACTTGGGCTTGGCAAAGAACCTGCGTTCTCCGCCGCCCTCGCCTCCTGATGAAGTGCGTTCGTCGCTCATAGGTGTACTCCAAATATATTAGAAGGGAAACTCATCCTCCGCCGCGCCGGTTGCCGGGTCGGCGGAAGTATTCTCGGCTTCCTGTGAATGGTTGTTGTTCGAATCGCGCCGGTCACCCAGCATCATCATTTCGCTGGCAACGATCTCCACGCTGGTGTGTTTGACGCCTTCCTTGTCATCCCAGCGGCGGGTTTGCAGGCGTCCTTCCACATAGACCTGCTGTCCCTTGACGAGATACTGCTTGCAGATCTCCGCCAGCGTTCCCCAGGCAACCACATTGAACCACTCGGTTTCGTTGTGGCGTTCACCGTCCGCGCTGTTCCAGGAACGGCTGACCGCCACCGTGAAGGTCGTCACGGGCTTGCCTGAAGGCGTGTAACGCATCTCAGGGTCTTTTCCAAGATGACCGATAATCTGAACTTTATTAAGGCCTCGGCTCATGTCATTCTCCTTGGTAAATACCGGGCAATTCCAACAATAAGACTAACCAACTACAGAAAGCATATGTCGCATGATCGATTCTTGAAAGCGTATATTGCGTTCAAGTTCGGACGTGGCTGCGGGATTCATGGTCACGTTCAACAGAACATACTGACCTTCACGCTGCTTATTGATGGAATACGCCAGCTTGCGGCGACCCCAGATCTCAGCTTTGTCCACACTGCCACCTGCGTCATTGATCCATCCCTTCACCTTGTCGACCATGCCGTTAAAAGCAGTTTCGTCCAGGTCGGGCTGGATGATGAACATCAGTTCATAATTGCGCATTGGGAAAACCTCCTTTCCATGGGTTTGC from Anaerolineales bacterium includes:
- a CDS encoding peptidylprolyl isomerase, whose amino-acid sequence is MSNDTGKKPVVPHKKHVARLQRERQQSRLILYIFLGILGTVVLLLIYGWLDINYLQSRRPVAKIGDQTILVRDFEPRVRLQRQQLLNDYNTYKQYEQFFGMNVDAQIQQIEFNLNSPSVLGQSVLDQMINEEIIRQEAAKRGITATEEEINAEIEAAFGYFPNGTPTPTLTPAGFDEPAIPEEAFSVVTVTPLASATSLPSTPTTAPTQPAESTSEDGETEPAPTATATLVPTSTATLEPTPTLGPTSTPFPTATPYTYEAFQKTIEDTSENLVRLGFDEEYYRDFFEAQILSRKLKEVVVADVPATETQVWARHILVSDLESAEDIIQQLKSGGDFGELARELSLDTGSGAAGGDLGWFGTGMMVAEFEAAAFALENPGDITETPVESQFGFHIIQLIAKQERPLAADQLEIAKDAAFQDWLTAIRDEYSIETFDIWQQRVPTEPNFITLATQAAEFQLTAQAEALQEFNTPQP
- the rpsR gene encoding 30S ribosomal protein S18 — translated: MSDERTSSGGEGGGERRFFAKPKFCQFCADKTLIIDYKKVDLLRKYVTEDGNIRPRRQTGACARHQRAVAAAVKQARHVALLPFTGREFDSGRS
- a CDS encoding single-stranded DNA-binding protein, translated to MSRGLNKVQIIGHLGKDPEMRYTPSGKPVTTFTVAVSRSWNSADGERHNETEWFNVVAWGTLAEICKQYLVKGQQVYVEGRLQTRRWDDKEGVKHTSVEIVASEMMMLGDRRDSNNNHSQEAENTSADPATGAAEDEFPF
- the rpsF gene encoding 30S ribosomal protein S6 is translated as MRNYELMFIIQPDLDETAFNGMVDKVKGWINDAGGSVDKAEIWGRRKLAYSINKQREGQYVLLNVTMNPAATSELERNIRFQESIMRHMLSVVG